A DNA window from Pseudodesulfovibrio thermohalotolerans contains the following coding sequences:
- a CDS encoding ATP-binding protein, with the protein MPTATSSPRNSGSRLSDRLKKQLFLYASGALLVLTLGVGLSVVATLFSQLKQAEEAGLAHIAETRALAVGEWCRRAVDLSRQVTSRTRIREELAAYNAGRRSLKELADFTRPKLEDAMNLSEEVVGLTRLDRDGRFVTSVGVAVPEALAADLAAPGKDVRFSGPAVLGGAPCLVIAAPIMDRAGRGLGADLVVMNISRLLGIIESGRKVRGAGTIGLGYASGEGAKPFPDGAGGTAGGGASQAEALRLAVAGKTGILVSGDEVTAYTPVSGCGWGLAVSINERELYNPIRLRLIQLALYSLLIYAVCLIGLWRLLRPLTGRLLLHASELESEVDAKTSTLKSELDARLKAERALEEARRQLEDRVRERTRELALANEELREIHSRLEVEHEQRKILSRDLINLLEEDRREVARELHDHTGQLLTTLRLDLQAALESLASSEGCCRGQLESAADKITLVQRDIKSISKGLRPDTLEYLGLAQAIEALLDEYRASTDLDIHFFHKGVPKRFDSQKELALYRITQEALTNTVKYAGAKQVHISLIDRDGRLNLTIEDDGRGFDPAAVAEAAGASGSLGLTLMKERMVQLEGTFHLESAPGRGTQILAELNIRDTNDA; encoded by the coding sequence ATGCCCACGGCCACATCATCTCCACGCAATTCCGGCTCCCGGCTTTCGGACCGACTCAAGAAACAGTTGTTTCTCTACGCCTCCGGGGCGCTGCTCGTCCTGACGCTCGGCGTGGGGCTTTCCGTGGTGGCCACGCTGTTCAGCCAGCTCAAGCAGGCCGAGGAGGCCGGGCTGGCCCACATCGCCGAGACGCGCGCCCTGGCCGTGGGCGAATGGTGCCGCCGGGCCGTGGATCTGTCCCGGCAGGTGACCAGCCGGACCCGCATCCGGGAAGAGCTGGCCGCATACAACGCGGGCCGCCGCTCCCTCAAGGAGCTGGCCGATTTCACCAGGCCCAAGCTCGAAGACGCCATGAACCTGTCCGAGGAAGTAGTCGGTCTGACCCGCCTTGATCGGGACGGACGTTTCGTGACTTCGGTTGGCGTGGCCGTGCCCGAGGCCCTTGCGGCCGATCTGGCCGCGCCCGGCAAGGACGTACGCTTTTCCGGCCCTGCGGTTCTGGGCGGCGCGCCGTGTCTGGTCATCGCCGCGCCCATCATGGACCGCGCCGGGCGCGGACTGGGCGCGGACCTGGTGGTCATGAACATTTCCCGGCTCCTCGGGATCATCGAAAGCGGCAGGAAAGTGCGGGGCGCGGGAACCATCGGCCTCGGCTACGCTTCCGGGGAAGGCGCCAAGCCGTTCCCGGACGGGGCGGGCGGAACGGCCGGGGGAGGGGCCAGCCAGGCGGAGGCGTTGCGTCTGGCCGTGGCCGGAAAGACCGGCATCCTGGTCTCCGGCGACGAGGTTACGGCCTATACTCCGGTAAGCGGCTGCGGATGGGGACTGGCCGTGTCCATCAATGAACGCGAGCTGTACAATCCGATCAGGCTGCGGCTCATCCAATTGGCCCTGTACTCCCTGCTCATCTATGCGGTCTGCCTCATCGGCCTGTGGCGGCTTTTGCGCCCCCTGACCGGGCGGCTGCTGCTCCACGCCTCGGAGCTGGAGTCCGAGGTGGACGCCAAAACCTCGACCCTCAAGTCCGAGCTGGACGCCCGGCTCAAGGCGGAGCGCGCTCTTGAGGAGGCCCGCCGTCAGCTTGAGGATCGCGTGCGCGAGCGCACCCGCGAGCTGGCCCTGGCCAACGAGGAGCTGCGCGAGATTCACAGCCGTCTGGAGGTGGAGCACGAGCAGCGCAAGATTCTTTCCCGCGACCTTATCAACCTTCTGGAAGAGGACCGCCGGGAGGTGGCCCGCGAGCTGCACGATCACACCGGACAGCTCCTGACCACCCTGCGGCTCGATTTGCAAGCGGCTCTGGAGTCCCTGGCTTCGTCCGAAGGGTGTTGCCGTGGGCAGTTGGAGAGCGCGGCGGACAAGATCACCCTGGTCCAGCGGGACATCAAGTCCATTTCCAAGGGGCTGAGGCCCGACACGCTGGAGTATCTCGGCCTGGCGCAGGCCATCGAGGCGCTGCTCGACGAGTATCGCGCCTCCACCGACCTGGACATTCATTTCTTCCATAAGGGCGTTCCCAAACGCTTTGACAGCCAGAAGGAGCTGGCCCTATACAGGATTACCCAGGAGGCGTTGACCAATACGGTTAAATACGCCGGGGCGAAACAGGTCCACATCAGCCTGATCGACCGCGACGGGCGGCTCAATCTGACCATCGAGGACGACGGCCGGGGATTCGACCCGGCGGCCGTGGCCGAGGCGGCGGGGGCGTCCGGCAGCCTGGGCCTGACCCTGATGAAGGAGCGCATGGTTCAGCTCGAAGGGACCTTCCATCTCGAATCCGCGCCCGGACGGGGCACGCAGATTCTGGCCGAGCTGAATATCCGGGACACCAACGATGCATAA
- a CDS encoding carboxymuconolactone decarboxylase family protein — translation MDAAEKAATTLAKMTQRAGNVFPNYLAFTKEISQFGPIDHKTQELIHVACSMMSQCEMCISLHIQGAASHGATKEEIMQAAMLAISMGGSPKVMYMHYVFDELDDLFD, via the coding sequence ATGGATGCAGCCGAAAAAGCAGCAACGACCTTGGCCAAGATGACGCAGCGGGCGGGCAACGTCTTCCCGAATTACCTTGCCTTCACAAAGGAGATCAGCCAGTTTGGGCCCATCGATCACAAGACGCAGGAACTGATCCACGTGGCCTGTTCCATGATGTCCCAGTGTGAAATGTGCATTTCCCTTCATATCCAGGGCGCGGCCAGCCACGGCGCGACCAAGGAAGAAATCATGCAGGCGGCCATGCTGGCCATTTCCATGGGCGGCTCGCCGAAGGTCATGTACATGCACTACGTGTTCGACGAACTGGACGACCTTTTCGATTAA
- a CDS encoding DUF6506 family protein — protein MSSALKAAFIFVAPNADPARDRNWVRTEAVELLAVAVKDYAQAETVARDLVEREGIAAIELCGGFGTAGTARIAAAVNVPVGAVRFDIHPGLGNASGDTLFG, from the coding sequence ATGAGCAGCGCATTGAAAGCCGCCTTCATCTTCGTCGCGCCCAACGCCGATCCGGCAAGGGACCGCAATTGGGTCAGGACCGAAGCCGTGGAATTGCTGGCCGTGGCCGTGAAGGACTACGCCCAGGCCGAGACCGTGGCCCGCGACCTGGTGGAGAGGGAAGGCATCGCCGCCATAGAGCTGTGCGGCGGATTCGGCACGGCGGGCACCGCGCGCATCGCGGCGGCGGTGAATGTCCCGGTGGGCGCGGTCCGGTTCGATATCCACCCCGGCTTGGGCAACGCCAGCGGCGACACCCTGTTCGGCTAG
- the nrfD gene encoding NrfD/PsrC family molybdoenzyme membrane anchor subunit, translating to MPRVIELVNVPPAITWEILEPLALALLTSAAVAVLLAGVLVLAGRSGEGRRTLFATGIASAMTGMGALALSLGNPFHLYMFMISPAFSSWTTIGTFLLPVFLGMSLLALYLDAGDDGMARPVAGLAILFALGVLVYASREIGYLKGRVMWTSAMLPFGFALAGLSGGAGLAALLGGLRRQAAPGWLLLAMSGASLACAGAGFLLTPPEGYVLAAPGVWNALSLIGVVGAVLGLIALKARGLASLAGLVGYGAGLGFFVRLIFLGQAVPRKSFTAVDAGAAAHLVSAQSLLSIAGSLVFLVGLGLVLKSLFSNVATARKEHSHG from the coding sequence ATGCCTAGGGTCATCGAATTGGTCAACGTGCCTCCGGCAATAACCTGGGAGATTCTGGAGCCGCTCGCCCTGGCCCTGCTCACGTCGGCGGCCGTCGCGGTTCTGCTGGCCGGGGTGCTCGTCCTGGCGGGAAGAAGCGGGGAAGGCCGCAGGACCCTGTTCGCGACGGGCATCGCCTCGGCCATGACCGGCATGGGCGCGCTCGCCTTGTCTCTGGGCAACCCCTTCCATCTCTACATGTTCATGATTTCGCCCGCCTTCAGTTCCTGGACGACCATCGGCACCTTCCTGCTGCCAGTGTTTCTCGGGATGTCCCTGCTGGCCCTGTACCTGGACGCTGGGGATGACGGCATGGCCAGGCCCGTGGCCGGGCTGGCGATCCTCTTCGCCCTGGGCGTGCTGGTCTACGCGTCTCGCGAGATAGGCTACCTCAAGGGCAGGGTCATGTGGACCTCCGCGATGCTGCCGTTCGGCTTCGCGCTGGCCGGACTGTCCGGCGGCGCGGGGCTGGCCGCGCTGTTGGGCGGGCTTCGGCGGCAGGCCGCGCCGGGCTGGCTGCTCCTGGCCATGAGCGGAGCGTCCCTGGCCTGCGCCGGGGCCGGTTTCCTGCTCACTCCGCCCGAGGGGTATGTCCTGGCCGCTCCCGGGGTCTGGAACGCGCTTTCGCTGATCGGAGTCGTCGGAGCCGTCCTCGGCCTGATCGCCCTCAAGGCGCGGGGCCTGGCGTCTCTGGCCGGGCTGGTCGGCTACGGCGCGGGGCTGGGTTTCTTCGTCCGGCTCATCTTCCTCGGCCAGGCGGTCCCCCGCAAATCGTTTACCGCCGTCGACGCGGGTGCGGCGGCCCATCTCGTCTCGGCCCAGTCCCTGTTGTCCATCGCCGGAAGCCTGGTCTTCCTGGTGGGGCTCGGCCTGGTCCTGAAGTCCCTTTTCAGCAACGTCGCCACGGCGAGGAAGGAGCATTCCCATGGATAA
- a CDS encoding PaaI family thioesterase, with protein MEIKTHESIDRALCGEPIEVKEGSSAVRLECAPCMAADASGLVHGGFIFGLADYAAMLSVNHPNVVLGAAETRFLKPSRVGDVLVARAKDQTPQERKHLVQVEVSCGEDVVFSGTFTCFVTKEHVLAGS; from the coding sequence ATGGAGATAAAGACCCACGAAAGCATCGACCGCGCCCTGTGCGGCGAGCCGATCGAGGTAAAGGAAGGAAGCAGCGCGGTGCGGCTCGAATGCGCCCCGTGCATGGCCGCCGACGCCAGCGGACTGGTCCACGGCGGCTTCATTTTCGGACTGGCCGACTACGCGGCCATGTTGTCCGTCAACCACCCCAACGTGGTCCTCGGCGCTGCCGAAACCCGTTTTCTGAAGCCGTCGCGCGTGGGAGACGTCCTTGTGGCCAGGGCAAAGGACCAGACCCCGCAGGAGCGCAAGCATCTCGTGCAGGTGGAGGTGTCGTGCGGCGAAGACGTGGTCTTCAGCGGGACGTTCACCTGTTTCGTGACCAAGGAACACGTGCTCGCCGGCTCCTAG
- a CDS encoding MBL fold metallo-hydrolase, with amino-acid sequence MHRERRKEGKNVTECIDIDLVANAGVLVRGGGLGLLVDGVHDEGGHPFSRVGPDTVARMVRGEGVFADLDYLLFTHEHPDHFTPKLTLELLRRRPVRGVLLPDAAQGSSELARFTDALVEMGVPHWPLGLAPGCVRRVEPEPGLAVTAVGARHMGPKFRGVRNDCLLVTLDGMNLLFTGDADHVPEYYEDALRDVDIDAVFVNPIFYHNPDGQAVINDTFRPREVFIYHMPPKDDDPFHLVFTVKRALERHARPDMPVRVLDADNAAARLCRAGT; translated from the coding sequence TTGCATCGGGAACGCCGCAAGGAGGGCAAAAACGTGACCGAGTGCATCGATATCGATCTGGTGGCCAACGCCGGGGTTCTGGTCCGGGGCGGCGGCCTGGGGCTGCTCGTGGACGGCGTTCACGACGAGGGCGGGCATCCGTTCAGCCGGGTGGGGCCGGACACCGTGGCGCGCATGGTTCGGGGAGAGGGCGTCTTCGCGGACCTGGATTACCTGCTGTTTACCCATGAGCATCCGGACCACTTCACCCCGAAGCTGACGTTGGAGCTTCTTCGCCGCAGACCCGTCAGGGGCGTGCTTCTGCCGGACGCGGCCCAAGGCTCGTCCGAGCTGGCGCGGTTCACGGACGCGCTTGTGGAGATGGGCGTTCCGCACTGGCCCCTCGGGCTCGCGCCGGGCTGTGTCAGGAGAGTAGAGCCCGAGCCCGGTCTGGCCGTCACCGCCGTGGGCGCACGTCACATGGGACCGAAGTTCCGGGGCGTACGCAACGATTGCCTGCTCGTCACCCTGGACGGCATGAACCTGCTTTTCACCGGCGACGCCGACCACGTTCCGGAATACTACGAGGACGCCCTGCGCGACGTTGATATCGACGCGGTTTTCGTCAATCCGATCTTCTACCACAACCCGGACGGCCAGGCGGTCATCAACGACACCTTCCGCCCGCGCGAGGTGTTCATTTACCACATGCCGCCCAAGGACGACGATCCCTTCCATCTCGTCTTCACGGTCAAGCGGGCGCTGGAACGTCACGCCCGGCCGGACATGCCGGTCCGCGTGCTCGATGCGGACAACGCGGCCGCGCGTCTCTGTCGGGCGGGGACGTAA
- a CDS encoding 4Fe-4S dicluster domain-containing protein: protein MDRRKFLKLACAGVPALGALRAAEARAGGETPRYAMVIDLRRCVGCHSCSVSCSVENRVPVGKYRASVGEYIIEDAAPTVAPLPRLCNHCEEPACVPVCPVHATYKNKDGLVLVDSDKCLACGFCVQACPYDARYINPDTRSADKCTFCVHRLHAGLLPACVENCVGGARIFGDMNDPESLVSRTLKEHEGAIKVLAPEMGTRPNVYYVNLNAFLESPANVGLPMAEGAQAVGGGHA, encoded by the coding sequence ATGGACAGACGGAAATTTCTCAAGCTCGCCTGCGCCGGGGTGCCCGCCCTGGGCGCGCTCAGGGCGGCGGAAGCGCGTGCCGGGGGCGAAACGCCGCGGTACGCTATGGTCATAGATCTCAGGCGGTGCGTGGGCTGCCATTCCTGTTCGGTCTCCTGTTCCGTGGAGAATCGGGTTCCCGTGGGAAAATACCGCGCCTCGGTGGGAGAATACATCATCGAGGACGCGGCTCCGACCGTGGCCCCGCTGCCCCGGCTCTGCAACCATTGCGAGGAGCCCGCCTGCGTGCCGGTCTGTCCGGTGCACGCCACCTACAAGAACAAGGACGGGCTGGTCCTGGTGGACAGCGACAAGTGCCTTGCCTGCGGCTTTTGCGTGCAGGCCTGCCCCTACGACGCCCGCTACATCAACCCCGACACCCGCTCGGCGGACAAGTGCACCTTTTGCGTTCACCGCCTTCATGCCGGGCTGCTGCCCGCCTGCGTGGAGAACTGCGTGGGCGGGGCGCGCATTTTCGGCGACATGAACGACCCTGAGAGCCTGGTCAGCCGGACGCTCAAGGAACACGAAGGCGCGATAAAGGTCCTGGCCCCGGAAATGGGAACCAGGCCCAACGTCTATTACGTCAATCTGAACGCCTTCCTGGAGAGTCCGGCCAATGTCGGACTGCCCATGGCCGAAGGCGCGCAGGCCGTTGGAGGTGGACATGCCTAG
- a CDS encoding ATP-NAD kinase family protein: MSIAAILANPASGKDIRRLVAHGSVFDNQEKVRMVRRLILGLEKAGVTKILYMPDSYAIVPRALNAISPSIPVEAVEMPIRNSQTDTTVAAGIMETLGARCLVILGGDGTSRAVCKGTTAIPLLPLSTGTNNVFPVMGEATVAGLAAGLVATGRLPRDRCCYRSCRFDILLDGEVVDMALVDAAVYDDVFLASKAVWHMDKVPQLFLTRCSAASIGLSAIGGQLRAIRPEEPKGLALRLGNGSTMVVSAAIAPGMFADVPVGGVAEMAPGEIFDIGTSPGLIALDGEREVEIPSGSRAAIRLNTDGPMVVDMEKTMSLAGAEGVFRKPS, translated from the coding sequence AGGAAAAGGTGCGCATGGTCCGCAGGCTCATCCTCGGCCTGGAAAAGGCGGGGGTGACCAAAATCCTCTATATGCCGGACTCCTACGCCATCGTGCCCAGGGCCCTCAACGCCATTTCTCCTTCCATCCCCGTGGAAGCGGTGGAAATGCCCATCCGCAACAGCCAGACCGACACCACAGTGGCGGCGGGCATCATGGAAACCCTCGGCGCGCGGTGTCTCGTCATCCTCGGCGGCGACGGCACGAGCCGGGCGGTTTGCAAGGGCACCACAGCCATTCCGCTTCTGCCGCTTTCCACGGGGACAAACAACGTCTTCCCCGTCATGGGGGAGGCCACCGTGGCCGGGTTGGCCGCCGGGCTCGTGGCCACCGGACGTTTGCCGCGCGACAGGTGCTGCTATCGCTCCTGCAGGTTCGACATCCTGCTCGACGGCGAGGTTGTGGATATGGCCCTGGTGGACGCGGCGGTGTATGACGACGTCTTTCTCGCCTCCAAGGCCGTCTGGCACATGGATAAGGTGCCCCAGCTTTTCCTGACGCGGTGCAGCGCGGCTTCCATCGGGCTGTCGGCCATCGGCGGCCAGTTGCGGGCCATCCGTCCCGAGGAGCCCAAGGGGCTCGCCCTGCGCCTCGGGAACGGTTCCACCATGGTGGTTTCGGCCGCCATTGCGCCGGGCATGTTCGCGGACGTGCCGGTCGGCGGCGTCGCGGAAATGGCCCCCGGAGAGATTTTCGATATCGGTACGAGCCCCGGTCTCATCGCCCTGGATGGCGAACGCGAGGTGGAGATTCCGAGCGGGAGCCGCGCGGCCATCCGGCTGAACACCGACGGGCCGATGGTCGTGGACATGGAAAAAACCATGTCGCTGGCCGGGGCCGAGGGCGTGTTTCGCAAACCGTCATAA
- a CDS encoding lipoate--protein ligase, translating into MRYIHNQSTDPAFNLAAEEWLLTESGDEVFMLWRNRPAVIVGRNQNTLAEIDETFTRERDIPVVRRLSGGGAVFHDLGNINFTFINNGNPSEGLDFERFTIPIQQALRSMGVECVFSGRNDLLIDGKKFSGNAQHFHGGRVLHHGTLLFASDMTDLSGALRVAPEKYQDKAVKSVRSRVTNISSHLKKPMEVTEFIEALMNFVSGGASPDETALTGDETETIDRLADKRYRTWDWNFGSSPAYNFSKRTRTPGGLLDVNLYVKKGRVLKARLFGDYFGVRDVGELEERLVGSRHERREIEARLAGIPLDDYLHGVTLPALLDCLF; encoded by the coding sequence ATGCGATACATCCATAACCAATCCACCGACCCCGCGTTCAACCTGGCCGCCGAGGAATGGCTGCTTACGGAATCCGGCGACGAAGTCTTCATGCTCTGGCGCAACCGGCCCGCGGTCATTGTCGGGCGAAACCAGAACACCCTGGCGGAAATCGACGAGACCTTCACCCGCGAGCGGGATATTCCGGTGGTCCGCAGACTGAGCGGCGGCGGGGCCGTGTTTCACGACCTTGGAAACATCAACTTCACCTTCATCAATAACGGCAACCCGTCGGAAGGGCTGGACTTCGAGCGGTTCACCATCCCCATTCAGCAGGCACTGCGCTCCATGGGCGTTGAATGCGTCTTCAGCGGACGCAACGACCTGCTCATCGACGGAAAGAAGTTCTCGGGCAACGCCCAGCACTTCCATGGCGGGCGCGTCCTCCACCACGGCACCCTGCTCTTCGCCTCGGACATGACCGACCTCTCCGGCGCATTGCGCGTGGCCCCGGAAAAATACCAGGACAAGGCGGTCAAGAGTGTGCGCTCCAGGGTGACGAACATATCGAGCCACCTGAAAAAGCCCATGGAAGTCACGGAATTCATTGAGGCACTCATGAATTTCGTATCCGGCGGCGCATCCCCGGACGAAACGGCCCTGACCGGCGACGAGACCGAGACCATCGACCGACTGGCCGACAAACGGTACCGCACCTGGGACTGGAACTTCGGCTCCTCCCCCGCCTACAACTTCAGCAAGCGCACCCGCACCCCCGGCGGCCTGCTGGACGTGAACCTGTACGTAAAGAAGGGGCGCGTCCTCAAGGCCCGCCTGTTCGGCGACTACTTTGGCGTTCGCGACGTCGGCGAACTGGAGGAACGGCTTGTCGGAAGCCGCCACGAACGCCGTGAGATCGAAGCGCGGCTGGCCGGAATCCCCCTCGACGACTACCTGCACGGCGTTACCCTGCCCGCCCTCCTCGACTGCCTGTTCTGA
- a CDS encoding response regulator transcription factor, whose amino-acid sequence MHKTTLLIADDHQVVIAGIRSLLASRRDIEIVGEAANGAEAVALSRELRPDIVIMDISMPEMDGVEATGRIREVSPDTRIIIYTMHSDQRFILELFKAGIFGHVLKEGPPAELCAAVEAVMAGQTYFTTIDPAALLRQLSPDRADEAALFDHLSPRELEVFRLLADGLTVKEAAAKLHISPKTVETHKYNLMEKLEVGTIPDLTKLAIRHGLIAV is encoded by the coding sequence ATGCATAAAACCACTCTGCTTATCGCCGACGACCACCAGGTGGTCATCGCGGGCATCCGCAGCCTGCTCGCCTCGCGCCGCGACATCGAGATCGTGGGCGAGGCCGCCAACGGGGCCGAGGCCGTGGCCCTCTCCCGGGAACTGCGCCCGGACATCGTCATCATGGATATCTCCATGCCCGAGATGGACGGGGTGGAGGCCACCGGGCGCATCCGCGAGGTCTCCCCGGACACGCGGATCATCATCTATACCATGCACTCGGACCAGCGGTTCATCCTGGAGCTGTTCAAGGCCGGCATCTTCGGCCATGTACTCAAGGAAGGGCCGCCCGCCGAACTCTGCGCCGCCGTGGAGGCGGTCATGGCCGGACAGACCTACTTCACGACCATCGACCCGGCCGCGCTCCTGCGCCAGCTTTCCCCGGATCGGGCGGACGAGGCCGCGCTGTTCGACCACCTGAGCCCGCGCGAGCTTGAGGTCTTCCGGCTTCTGGCCGACGGCCTCACCGTCAAGGAAGCGGCGGCGAAACTCCACATCAGTCCCAAGACCGTCGAGACCCACAAGTACAACCTGATGGAAAAGCTGGAGGTCGGGACTATCCCGGACCTGACCAAGCTGGCCATCCGCCACGGGCTCATCGCGGTCTGA